The Streptomyces sp. NBC_01689 genome includes a window with the following:
- a CDS encoding serine hydrolase has product MAEEEIRAVFAAAGAEGLLHAAPVGAGRTGSGTGGRTASDAPATPVPPGRGVREVAVGADQPVVLASVFKVLLVLEFARQVAAGQLDPRERVRVTAADRLGGWGTAGCADDVELSLRDLAFFAMSVSDNAAADLLLDRVGLDTVRLLAEELGLGRTRVVGGPRDVLESMLADVGARDEREFAVRYPALPEDRKRRMAVLDPLRTNAGTARETTRLLRLIWRDEAALPEACAQVRDLMSRQVFRHRLASGFPGDTVIAAKTGTLPGLHMEAGVVRYPDGRCYAVSVFARTRRLAVTGPEVDAAIGRAARIAVEFLRNAGL; this is encoded by the coding sequence ATGGCCGAGGAAGAGATCCGTGCGGTTTTCGCGGCGGCGGGCGCCGAGGGCCTCCTGCACGCGGCTCCGGTCGGCGCCGGCCGGACCGGCTCCGGAACCGGCGGACGGACGGCCTCCGACGCGCCCGCGACGCCCGTCCCCCCGGGGCGCGGTGTGCGCGAGGTGGCGGTCGGCGCCGATCAACCGGTCGTGCTCGCCTCGGTGTTCAAGGTGCTGCTGGTCCTGGAGTTCGCCCGGCAGGTGGCGGCCGGACAGCTCGATCCGCGGGAACGGGTACGGGTGACGGCGGCCGACCGGCTCGGCGGCTGGGGCACGGCGGGCTGCGCGGACGACGTCGAACTGTCGCTGCGGGACCTGGCGTTCTTCGCGATGTCGGTCAGCGACAACGCGGCGGCGGATCTGCTGCTCGACCGGGTCGGCCTGGACACCGTACGGCTGCTCGCCGAGGAACTGGGGCTCGGGCGGACCCGCGTCGTGGGGGGTCCGCGGGACGTACTGGAGTCGATGCTCGCCGACGTCGGGGCGCGTGACGAAAGGGAGTTCGCCGTCCGGTACCCGGCCCTGCCGGAGGACCGCAAGCGGCGGATGGCGGTCCTGGACCCCCTGCGGACCAACGCGGGCACGGCCCGGGAGACCACCCGGCTCCTGCGTCTCATCTGGCGCGACGAGGCCGCCCTACCGGAAGCATGCGCCCAGGTGCGGGACTTGATGTCCCGTCAGGTGTTCCGGCACCGGCTGGCGTCCGGGTTCCCCGGCGACACGGTGATCGCGGCCAAGACCGGGACGCTCCCGGGGCTGCACATGGAGGCCGGCGTCGTCCGCTACCCCGACGGCCGGTGCTACGCGGTCTCCGTCTTCGCCCGGACCCGCCGACTCGCCGTCACCGGGCCGGAGGTGGACGCGGCGATCGGGAGGGCGGCCCGGATCGCCGTCGAATTCCTGCGGAACGCGGGGCTGTGA